Proteins encoded together in one Bombus affinis isolate iyBomAffi1 chromosome 2, iyBomAffi1.2, whole genome shotgun sequence window:
- the LOC126924239 gene encoding jerky protein homolog-like has product MTSRRRPVYLTIAEKYEIICMRVKGNIRQVMMTKYGIVPSTLHIILANSEKIKKQHMTISSLRRRRIRDLERVLYHWYLRCKERKVEITGADIQRKALEINKAINGNPNFKPSNSWLQKFKERHRITTWDIRGNIPLVKTLGEGNSFIKTFNCTLESRRFKMENVYNVVYTTLMWKAVPENTCIFKNAKSKESIKMCEDYVTALFCANATGCHKLPVLIIGNHSTFCSFETNAFTTIYRSNIGASMDSTIFKQWFKEHFLESVKGRQQENKREVKYLLLLDNTPLLHDINDIYHMDPLVTVIMTTSDVSSNRQPMNRGIIKCFKRMYRIELLKSIRPLSIFNTVEEMIDLHKELRMWDCCRIVHDAWSLVDKEILINSWGGLLRPPDMGSIIRTGIWNADILKAIAFLRRLPGCERCEQNDVLNWFDIDNGYDIVKKICTDEVLREFENNTLGRENINICHDEVGPSQAKI; this is encoded by the coding sequence ATGACGTCAAGACGAAGACCGGTATATTTGACAATTgctgaaaaatacgaaataataTGTATGAGAGTAAAAGGTAACATTCGACAAGTCATGATGACAAAGTACGGTATTGTACCATCCACCTTGCACATTATATTAGCAAATAGCGAAAAGATTAAAAAACAGCACATGACCATCAGCAGTTTAAGACGGCGACGTATACGGGATCTAGAAAGAGTTCTTTATCACTGGTACTTACGATGTAAGGAAAGAAAGGTAGAAATAACAGGAGCAGACATACAGAGAAAAGCTCTAGAAATTAATAAAGCAATAAACGGAAATCCTAATTTTAAACCCAGTAATTCTTGGTTGCAAAAATTTAAAGAACGTCATCGTATTACTACCTGGGATATAAGGGGAAATATTCCACTCGTAAAAACATTGGGTGAAGGGAATTCCTTTATAAAGACTTTTAACTGCACCTTGGAAAGTCGTCGTTTCAAAATGGAGAACGTTTACAATGTCGTTTACACAACACTAATGTGGAAAGCAGTACCAGAAAACacttgtatatttaaaaatgcgAAATCGAAAGAAAGTATAAAAATGTGCGAAGATTACGTTACTGCACTTTTTTGTGCAAATGCTACCGGATGTCACAAGTTGCCGGTACTAATAATCGGCAATCATAGCACTTTTTGCAGTTTCGAAACAAACGCCTTCACAACTATCTATAGATCAAACATCGGCGCTTCCATGGACAGTACCATTTTCAAACAATGGTTCAAAGAACATTTCTTAGAATCAGTTAAAGGAAGACAGCAGGAGAACAAGCGCGAGGTCAAATATTTGTTGTTACTAGATAACACTCCGTTGCTTCACGATATCAATGATATCTATCATATGGATCCATTAGTTACAGTTATAATGACTACATCTGACGTATCATCAAACAGGCAACCAATGAATCGTGGTATAATCAAATGTTTCAAGCGAATGTACCGAATAGAATTACTGAAATCAATAAGGCCATTATCTATCTTCAATACGGTGGAAGAAATGATAGACCTCCATAAAGAATTACGCATGTGGGATTGCTGCCGCATTGTACATGATGCTTGGTCACTTGTCGACAAAGAAATACTGATAAACTCGTGGGGCGGCCTTTTGAGACCTCCAGACATGGGGAGTATAATACGCACAGGAATATGGAATGCTGACATACTTAAAGCAATTGCATTTCTGCGTAGATTACCTGGGTGCGAACGGTGCGAGCAAAACGATGTGTTAAATTGGTTTGATATTGATAACGGATATGATATAGTCAAGAAGATATGTACCGATGAAGTTCTTCGAGAATTTGAAAACAATACTCTGGGTCGAGAGAACATAAATATTTGCCACGATGAAGTTGGGCCTTCTCAGGCGAAGATCTAA